Proteins encoded by one window of Cylindrospermum stagnale PCC 7417:
- a CDS encoding metallophosphoesterase, translating to MHSLLSGPLSTQRVTVKIAGLPASLQGKKLVQMSDFHYDGLRLTEKMLEKAIAICNQAKPDLVLLTGDYVTTSPAPIHQLVLRLKKLQSRCGIYAILGNHDIYYRQSKPEVTAALTGIGINVLWNEIAYPLGQELPLVGLADSYSKEFNPALAMNQLDPATPRIVLSHNPDTAEILQAWRVDLQLSGHTHGGQIVIPGIGPVGRYYKKILRNIPLQIRRRVSFLRKDYSVIDHWEWAQGLHQLGKNQLYVNRGLGTYLPGRLFCPPEVTLQRFRLL from the coding sequence ATGCACAGTTTGTTATCTGGGCCGTTGAGTACACAGAGAGTAACGGTCAAGATTGCAGGATTGCCTGCATCATTACAAGGTAAAAAGCTGGTGCAGATGTCAGATTTTCACTATGATGGTTTGCGGCTAACAGAAAAAATGTTAGAAAAGGCGATCGCAATTTGCAATCAAGCCAAACCAGATTTAGTTCTATTGACAGGCGACTACGTAACCACAAGCCCAGCACCAATTCATCAACTAGTACTACGACTTAAAAAACTGCAAAGTCGCTGTGGTATCTATGCCATACTTGGCAACCACGATATATATTACAGACAATCAAAACCAGAAGTCACAGCAGCCCTGACTGGCATTGGAATTAACGTCTTGTGGAACGAAATCGCCTATCCATTAGGGCAAGAATTGCCACTGGTAGGACTTGCAGATAGTTACTCCAAGGAATTCAATCCCGCACTAGCCATGAACCAGCTAGACCCCGCCACACCCCGCATTGTTTTATCCCATAACCCAGACACTGCGGAGATATTGCAAGCATGGCGAGTAGATTTGCAATTATCTGGTCATACTCACGGTGGTCAAATCGTCATTCCTGGAATTGGCCCTGTAGGGCGTTATTACAAAAAGATATTGCGAAACATCCCTCTGCAAATCCGGCGTCGAGTGTCATTCTTGCGAAAAGATTACTCTGTAATCGACCATTGGGAATGGGCACAGGGTTTACATCAGCTAGGAAAAAATCAGCTATATGTCAATCGGGGACTGGGAACTTATCTCCCAGGACGTTTATTTTGCCCGCCAGAAGTTACATTACAGCGTTTCCGGCTATTATGA